A single window of Oncorhynchus keta strain PuntledgeMale-10-30-2019 chromosome 34, Oket_V2, whole genome shotgun sequence DNA harbors:
- the LOC118366732 gene encoding NADP-dependent malic enzyme, mitochondrial-like isoform X3, with product MLNSWPEENIKAIVVTDGERILGLGDLGSYGMGIPVGKLALYTACGGVPPQQCLPVLLDVGTDNQALLEDPLYIGLKHKRVRGKEYDDLIDEFMQAVTDKYGMNCLIQFEDFANSNAFRLLNKYRNHYCTFNDDIQGTASVAVAGVLAALKITKNKLSDHTFVFQGAGEAALGIAHLLIMAMAKEGVSATDAAKKIWMVDSRGLIVKGRGNLNHEKEEFAHDHAHIKTLEEVVHTIKPTAIIGVAAIAGAFNENIIKDMASFNERPIIFALSNPTSKAECTAEQCYQLTEGRGIFASGSPFSKVTLADGRSFIPGQGNNAYVFPGVALGVIACGVRQISDDIFLTTAEAIADMVTEEHLAEGRLYPPLNSIREVSFKIAVKVVDYAYRHNIASLYPEPKDKEAFVLSHVYSPDYDSFIQDTYNWPQDAMKVQNM from the exons GCCATTGTGGTGACGGACGGAGAACGTATCCTGGGTCTGGGGGACCTGGGAAGTTACGGCATGGGCATCCCCGTGGGCAAACTGGCCCTGTACACAGCCTGCGGAGGAGTGCCACCCCAACAGTGTCTGCCAGTGCTGCTGGACGTGGGCACCGACAACCAG GCGCTCCTGGAAGACCCCCTGTACATCGGTCTAAAGCACAAGAGGGTCAGAGGAAAGGAGTATGATGATCTCATCGATGAGTTCATGCAGGCAGTTACTGACAA GTACGGGATGAACTGCCTGATCCAGTTTGAGGATTTTGCCAACTCCAACGCTTTCCGCCTCCTCAACAAGTACCGCAACCACTACTGCACCTTCAACGATGACATCCAag gtaCAGCCTCAGTAGCAGTAGCTGGAGTATTGGCTGCTCTGAAGATCACCAAGAACAAACTGTCAGACCACACCTTTGTGTTCCAGGGAGCAGGGGAG GCTGCACTGGGCATCGCCCACCTGCTGATCATGGCCATGGCGAAGGAGGGAGTGTCCGCCACAGACGCCGCAAAGAAGATCTGGATGGTCGACTCCAGGGGCCTCATCGTCAAG GGCAGAGGAAACCTGAACCATGAGAAGGAGGAGTTTGCCCATGACCACGCCCACATCAAGACCCTGGAGGAGGTGGTGCACACCATCAAGCCCACTGCCATTATCG GAGTGGCAGCCATCGCAGGGGCGTTTAATGAAAACATTATCAAGGACATGGCATCCTTCAACGAGAGGCCCATCATCTTCGCCCTGAGTAACCCCACCAGCAAGGCAGAGTGCACCGCCGAGCAGTGCTACCAACTCACCGAG ggGCGGGGCATCTTTGCGAGTGGCAGCCCTTTTAGTAAAGTGACCCTGGCTGATGGGCGCTCCTTCATCCCCGGCCAGGGGAACAACGCCTACGTGTTCCCTGGCGTGGCGCTTGGCGTCATCGCCTGCGGGGTACGCCAAATCTCTGACGACATCTTCCTCACCACAGCGGAG GCAATAGCTGACATGGTAACAGAGGAGCACCTAGCCGAAGGGAGACTCTACCCTCCCCTCAACAGCATCAGAGAGGTGTCCTTTAAGATTGCTGTCAAG GTGGTGGACTATGCGTACAGACACAACATCGCCTCCCTGTACCCGGAGCCCAAGGACAAGGAGGCGTTTGTGCTCTCCCACGTCTACAGCCCAGACTACGACTCCTtcatccaggacacctacaactgGCCCCAGGACGCCATGAAAGTCCAGAACATGTGA